One Setaria italica strain Yugu1 chromosome I, Setaria_italica_v2.0, whole genome shotgun sequence DNA window includes the following coding sequences:
- the LOC101779372 gene encoding uncharacterized protein LOC101779372, giving the protein MHLDIYYIYIMCNKNYVLRKTKFEIEGPSKNLDLAKICCKIIWFESSGSDDDAQLNTKPYLSRAHWNETQPRLLSIQPRPKSRAATKSPGSEAAAAARARGRGRRRRRRRRQGGEMLKFLSKVVVEYCPLDPRKAAAVELLAQCNGRKAKDSNPACSVELRRLPGPPPTEDPKSQPPLPPPRVLVTYLNGAEEAIVAAEGATAQGIRDQILARGRLIDTEQMFRDGGEKWPVLIPEEELGMSFPGIKPKKAEDKPQA; this is encoded by the exons atgcacctagatatatattatatatatattatgtgtaacaaaaattatgtacttagaaaaactaaatttGAGATAGAAGGACCTAGTAAAAATTTGGACTTAGCAAAAATTTGCTGCAAAATTATCTGGTTTGAGTCAAGCGGCTCAGATGATGATGCCCAACTAAACACAAAACCATATTTGAGCCGAGCCCATTGGAATGAAACCCAACCCAGATTGCTCAGCATCCAACCAAGGCCGAAATCTCGCGCCGCCACCAAATCTCCGGGGAGCgaagcggcggctgcggcgagaGCGCGAGGACGAGGGagaaggcgccggcgccggcggcgacagggaGGAGAGATGCTCAAGTTCCTGTccaaggtggtggtggagtacTGCCCGCTCGAcccgcggaaggcggcggcggtggagctcctGGCGCAGTGCAACGGCCGCAAGGCCAAGGACTCGAACCCGGCCTGCTCCGtcgagctccgccgcctccctggcCCGCCTCCCACCGAGGACCCCAAGTCGCAGccgcctctcccgccgccgcgggtCCTCGTCACCTACCTCAacggcgcggaggaggccaTCGTCGCCGCGGAGGGCGCCACCGCGCAGGGCATCCGGGACCAGATCCTCGCCCGCGGGCGGCTCATCGACACCGAGCAGATGTTCCGCGACGGCGGGGAGAAGTGGCCCGTCCTCatacccgaggaggagctcggCATGTCGTTCCCTGGCATTAAG CCAAAGAAAGCCGAGGACAAACCCCAGGCCTAG
- the LOC101779761 gene encoding uncharacterized protein LOC101779761 → MSKILERMPPAFRFRPKELELVEFYLLPRARGQDPYPGVIIEDDAAGSSLPWDLFERHGLGSEDEAYFLVRTSDAKKPGARQDRSCDGGVGSWKIQSSLEKSLRVGGEKISCRKSNLNLHMGKGKNGGSVGWVMHEYTIAAPPCPSLVKICHIAFTGHGKKRKRVPDYQEDCQIGQASSQRARVVATAAGGCSGGMMFDPDSGAVVYASADQVPTQDNILPQSPLLASSNFLSFPSAASANAEQYQELEQQVPTTDEEKVMMPQLMVEYASADEERSQLVLTNDIVPQSPRVDISDYLGFPSAAPANAEQYQELEQQVPSTEEQQVMTPQLMVHTSADEERSQLVPTDDIFLLSPLLDISDYLSFPSAATANAEQGQELEQQVPSTAEEHVMMPQLMVYSSADEERSQLLLTNDDIFRQSPLLNSSDSLVFPSAEPGVAEQGQELEQQVPSTEEEQVMVPQLMDQQSSSMAEPEQLSAGELELWSFIGVDVQSSNCAEQEEFRGSIAVDSNTVVPRIGNMEGDHQDQQDFWSLSNVDGVQSNCTVPDMAVGALGGAHWGGYCITC, encoded by the coding sequence ATGTCGAAGATCCTGGAACGGATGCCTCCCGCCTTCAGGTTCCGCCCGAAGGAACTCGAGCTCGTGGAGTTCTACCTGCTGCCCCGCGCCCGCGGCCAAGATCCATACCCCGGCGTCATCATCGAGGACGACGCGGCGGGGAGCTCGCTGCCCTGGGATCTCTTCGAGCGCCACGGCCTGGGGAGCGAGGATGAGGCCTACTTCCTTGTGCGCACCAGCGACGCCAAGAAGCCCGGCGCCCGCCAGGACCGCAgctgcgacggcggcgtcgggtcGTGGAAGATTCAGAGCAGCCTGGAGAAGAGCCTGCGCGTCGGCGGCGAGAAGATCAGCTGCCGCAAGAGTAATCTCAACCTGCACATGGGGAAAGGCAAGAATGGCGGCAGCGTGGGGTGGGTGATGCACGAGTACACCATCGCCGCGCCGCCATGTCCGTCGCTAGTCAAGATCTGCCACATCGCCTTCACCGGCCACGGGAAGAAGAGAAAGCGCGTCCCGGATTACCAAGAAGACTGCCAGATTGGACAGGCGTCGTCTCAGCGTGCGCGCGTCGTCGCCACGGCGGCCGGTGGTTGTTCTGGGGGGATGATGTTCGATCCTGACTCCGGCGCGGTGGTGTACGCTTCTGCTGATCAGGTTCCGACCCAAGACAACATCTTACCGCAGAGTCCCCTCCTTGCCAGCAGCAATTTTCTGAGCTTCCCTTCCGCAGCGTCAGCCAACGCAGAGCAGTACCAAGAGTTGGAGCAGCAGGTGCCCACTACAGACGAGGAGAAGGTCATGATGCCGCAGTTAATGGTGGAGTACGCTTCTGCAGACGAAGAACGCTCGCAGCTTGTCCTGACCAACGACATCGTCCCGCAGAGTCCTCGTGTCGACATCAGCGATTATCTGGGCTTCCCATCCGCAGCGCCAGCCAATGCAGAGCAGTACCAAGAGTTGGAGCAGCAGGTGCCGAGTACAGAGGAGCAGCAGGTCATGACGCCGCAGTTGATGGTGCACACTTCTGCAGATGAAGAACGCTCGCAGCTTGTCCCTACCGATGACATCTTCCTGCTGAGTCCTCTTCTCGACATCAGTGATTATCTGAGCTTCCCGTCCGCAGCGACAGCCAATGCAGAGCAGGGCCAAGAGCTGGAGCAGCAGGTGCCGAGTACAGCGGAGGAGCATGTCATGATGCCGCAGTTAATGGTGTACTCTTCTGCAGATGAAGAGCGCTCGCAGCTTCTCCTGACCAATGACGACATCTTCCGGCAGAGTCCTCTTCTCAACAGCAGCGATTCTCTAGTCTTCCCATCCGCAGAGCCTGGAGTTGCGGAGCAGGGCCAAGAGTTGGAGCAGCAGGTGCCGAGTACAGAGGAGGAGCAGGTCATGGTGCCGCAGTTGATGGACCAACAATCTAGCAGCATGGCGGAACCAGAGCAGCTGAGTGCAGGAGAACTGGAGCTCTGGAGCTTCATAGGGGTCGATGTTCAAAGCAGTAACTGTGCTGAGCAGGAGGAATTCCGGGGCTCGATTGCGGTTGACAGCAACACTGTGGTGCCGCGCATTGGCAACATGGAGGGAGACCATCAAGACCAGCAGGACTTCTGGAGCTTGTCAAATGTTGATGGTGTCCAGAGCAACTGCACAGTGCCAGACATGGCCGTCGGAGCGCTTGGTGGCGCTCACTGGGGAGGATACTGCATCACCTGCTAG
- the LOC101778969 gene encoding ABC transporter E family member 2 isoform X1, translating to MSGRSSRIAVVVEDRCRPNKCGQECRRRCPVNATGRQCIQVTPSSTVSLISEDMCIGCGICVKVCPFNAIQIINLPRELEKETTHRYGPNSFKLHRLPVPRPGQVLGLVGTNGIGKSTALQILAGKLKPNLGKFTDPPNCDDILRHFRGSELQKYFTRLLEDKMKAIIKLQYLENIPKSVQGKVGDLLDKIDNRQVKDKLCDILELKHVMNRNVSDLSGGELQRFAIAARAMENADVYMFDEPSCYLDVKQRLKAAQVIRSLLQPKNYVIVVEHDLSILDYLSDYICCLYGTPGAYGVVTLPSSVREGINIFLNGFIPSENMRFREEKLTFRVTESAEEIIEGETYQSYKYPTMVKTRPGFKLSVMNGSFTGSQIIVLLGENGTGKTTFIRMLEGRVKPDKVGDKEVDMPAYTVSYKPQEMTPKISSTVKEVLHKKIPGSCSHAQFRSDVMKPLKIEELMDRQFANLSGGELQRVALCLCLGKPADIYLIDEPSAHLDSEQRLLAAKVIKRFILHEKKTAFVVEHDFIMATYLANKVIVFEGKPSVDCTANVPEPLASGMNRFLSVKFRIPFPFPITITSTENRGLLELSSKHLLTTYPNNSWTFE from the exons ATGTCGGGTCGGTCGAGCCGGatcgcggtggtggtggaggaccgGTGCCGGCCGAACAAGTGCGGCCAGGAGTGCCGCAGGCGCTGCCCCGTCAACGCAACCG GGCGTCAGTGCATACAAGTTACGCCATCCTCAACAGTCTCCTTAATTTCTGAGGATATGTGCATTGGATGTGGTATTTGTGTGAAG GTATGTCCATTTAATGCTATTCAAATTATAAACTTGCCAAGGGAACTTGAAAAGGAGACAACACATCGCTATGGACCAAATTCCTTCAAACTTCACAG GCTGCCTGTTCCAAGACCTGGGCAAGTTCTGGGCTTGGTAGGGACAAATGGTATTGGGAAGTCAACTGCACTTCAAATTCTTGCTGGAAAGTTGAAGCCCAACTTGGGTAAATTCACG GATCCTCCAAATTGTGATGATATTCTTAGGCACTTTCGTGGATCTGAACTTCAGAAATACTTTACGCGCCTTTTGGAAGATAAAATGAAG GCCATTATTAAACTTCAGTACCTTGAAAATATTCCAAAATCTGTTCAAGGGAAAGTTGGTGACCTTCTTGATAAGATCGACAACAGACAAGTCAAAGATAAGTTATGTGATATTCTTGAGCTGAAACATGTAATGAACCGTAATGTCTCAGATCTATCTGGTGGTGAGCTCCAGAGATTTGCAATAGCTGCCCGAGCTATGGAAAATGCAGATGTTTATATGTTCGATGAGCCATCCTGCTATCTGGATGTGAAACAAAGGCTAAAAGCTGCACAAGTTATTCGTTCATTACTACAACCCAAAAA CTATGTGATTGTTGTGGAGCATGACCTTAGCATTCTTGACTACCTATCAGACTACATATGTTGTCTTTATGGGACTCCTGGAGCATATGGTGTTGTCACTTTGCCCTCTTCAGTCAGAGAAGgaatcaatatttttcttaaTGGTTTTATCCCATCAGAAAATATGCGTTTCCGTGAGGAGAAACTTACATTTAGA GTTACCGAGTCTGCTGAGGAGATAATAGAGGGTGAGACTTACCAAAGCTACAAATATCCTACCATGGTGAAAACAAGACCTGGATTCAAGCTTTCAGTCATGAATGGAAGCTTTACTGGTTCCCAAATAATTGTACTGCTTGGTGAAAATGGTACTGGGAAGACAACATTTATCCGTATGCTG GAAGGACGAGTGAAGCCAGATAAAGTGGGAGATAAAGAAGTTGATATGCCTGCGTACACAGTCTCATACAAACCTCAGGAAATGACACCCAAAATTAGCTCTACCGTGAAAGAGGTTCTACACAAGAAAATACCAGGATCTTGCAGTCATGCACAGTTCAGATCTGATGTCATGAAACCGCTGAAAATTGAAGAACTCATGGACAGGCAATTTGCAAATCTTTCTGGCGGGGAGCTACAAAGGGTTGCACTTTGTCTTTGTCTCGGAAAG CCTGCTGATATTTACCTTATAGATGAACCAAGTGCCCATCTTGATTCAGAGCAGCGTCTTCTTGCAGCAAAGGTCATAAAAAGGTTTATCCTTCATGAAAAGAAAACAGCTTTTGTCGTAGAGCATGATTTTATCATGGCGACGTATCTTGCTAACAAGGTCATCGTTTTTGAGGGAAAACCTTCTGTTGACTGTACTGCAAATGTGCCTGAACCCCTGGCATCTGGGATGAACCGCTTTCTATCAGTTAAGTTCAGAATTCCTTTCCCCTTCCCTATCACCATTACCTCAACAGAAAATAGAGGATTACTTGAACTATCTAGTAAGCATTTGCTGACGACATATCCAAATAATTCCTGGACATTTGAATAG
- the LOC101778969 gene encoding ABC transporter E family member 2 isoform X2, protein MSGRSSRIAVVVEDRCRPNKCGQECRRRCPVNATGRQCIQVTPSSTVSLISEDMCIGCGICVKVCPFNAIQIINLPRELEKETTHRYGPNSFKLHRLPVPRPGQVLGLVGTNGIGKSTALQILAGKLKPNLGKFTDPPNCDDILRHFRGSELQKYFTRLLEDKMKAIIKLQYLENIPKSVQGKVGDLLDKIDNRQVKDKLCDILELKHVMNRNVSDLSGGELQRFAIAARAMENADVYMFDEPSCYLDVKQRLKAAQVIRSLLQPKNYVIVVEHDLSILDYLSDYICCLYGTPGAYGVVTLPSSVREGINIFLNGFIPSENMRFREEKLTFRVTESAEEIIEGETYQSYKYPTMVKTRPGFKLSVMNGSFTGSQIIVLLGENGTGKTTFIRMLEGRVKPDKVGDKEVDMPAYTVSYKPQEMTPKISSTVKEVLHKKIPGSCSHAQFRSDVMKPLKIEELMDRQFANLSGGELQRVALCLCLGKPADIYLIDEPSAHLDSEQRLLAAKVIKRFILHEKKTAFVVEHDFIMATYLANKVIVFEGKPSVDCTANVPEPLASGMNRFLSHLDITFRTDPTTYRPRINKIGSTKDTEQKAEGCHYYLDY, encoded by the exons ATGTCGGGTCGGTCGAGCCGGatcgcggtggtggtggaggaccgGTGCCGGCCGAACAAGTGCGGCCAGGAGTGCCGCAGGCGCTGCCCCGTCAACGCAACCG GGCGTCAGTGCATACAAGTTACGCCATCCTCAACAGTCTCCTTAATTTCTGAGGATATGTGCATTGGATGTGGTATTTGTGTGAAG GTATGTCCATTTAATGCTATTCAAATTATAAACTTGCCAAGGGAACTTGAAAAGGAGACAACACATCGCTATGGACCAAATTCCTTCAAACTTCACAG GCTGCCTGTTCCAAGACCTGGGCAAGTTCTGGGCTTGGTAGGGACAAATGGTATTGGGAAGTCAACTGCACTTCAAATTCTTGCTGGAAAGTTGAAGCCCAACTTGGGTAAATTCACG GATCCTCCAAATTGTGATGATATTCTTAGGCACTTTCGTGGATCTGAACTTCAGAAATACTTTACGCGCCTTTTGGAAGATAAAATGAAG GCCATTATTAAACTTCAGTACCTTGAAAATATTCCAAAATCTGTTCAAGGGAAAGTTGGTGACCTTCTTGATAAGATCGACAACAGACAAGTCAAAGATAAGTTATGTGATATTCTTGAGCTGAAACATGTAATGAACCGTAATGTCTCAGATCTATCTGGTGGTGAGCTCCAGAGATTTGCAATAGCTGCCCGAGCTATGGAAAATGCAGATGTTTATATGTTCGATGAGCCATCCTGCTATCTGGATGTGAAACAAAGGCTAAAAGCTGCACAAGTTATTCGTTCATTACTACAACCCAAAAA CTATGTGATTGTTGTGGAGCATGACCTTAGCATTCTTGACTACCTATCAGACTACATATGTTGTCTTTATGGGACTCCTGGAGCATATGGTGTTGTCACTTTGCCCTCTTCAGTCAGAGAAGgaatcaatatttttcttaaTGGTTTTATCCCATCAGAAAATATGCGTTTCCGTGAGGAGAAACTTACATTTAGA GTTACCGAGTCTGCTGAGGAGATAATAGAGGGTGAGACTTACCAAAGCTACAAATATCCTACCATGGTGAAAACAAGACCTGGATTCAAGCTTTCAGTCATGAATGGAAGCTTTACTGGTTCCCAAATAATTGTACTGCTTGGTGAAAATGGTACTGGGAAGACAACATTTATCCGTATGCTG GAAGGACGAGTGAAGCCAGATAAAGTGGGAGATAAAGAAGTTGATATGCCTGCGTACACAGTCTCATACAAACCTCAGGAAATGACACCCAAAATTAGCTCTACCGTGAAAGAGGTTCTACACAAGAAAATACCAGGATCTTGCAGTCATGCACAGTTCAGATCTGATGTCATGAAACCGCTGAAAATTGAAGAACTCATGGACAGGCAATTTGCAAATCTTTCTGGCGGGGAGCTACAAAGGGTTGCACTTTGTCTTTGTCTCGGAAAG CCTGCTGATATTTACCTTATAGATGAACCAAGTGCCCATCTTGATTCAGAGCAGCGTCTTCTTGCAGCAAAGGTCATAAAAAGGTTTATCCTTCATGAAAAGAAAACAGCTTTTGTCGTAGAGCATGATTTTATCATGGCGACGTATCTTGCTAACAAGGTCATCGTTTTTGAGGGAAAACCTTCTGTTGACTGTACTGCAAATGTGCCTGAACCCCTGGCATCTGGGATGAACCGCTTTCTATCA CATCTAGATATCACTTTTAGGACAGATCCAACAACTTACAGGCCTCGGATTAACAAGATTGGGTCTACAAAGGACACTGAACAGAAGGCTGAAGGCTGTCATTACTACCTTGATTACTAA